The Saccopteryx leptura isolate mSacLep1 chromosome 2, mSacLep1_pri_phased_curated, whole genome shotgun sequence genome has a window encoding:
- the RAB5B gene encoding ras-related protein Rab-5B — MTSRSTARPNGQPQASKICQFKLVLLGESAVGKSSLVLRFVKGQFHEYQESTIGAAFLTQSVCLDDTTVKFEIWDTAGQERYHSLAPMYYRGAQAAIVVYDITNQETFARAKTWVKELQRQASPSIVIALAGNKADLANKRMVEYEEAQVYADDNSLLFMETSAKTAMNVNDLFLAIAKKLPKSEPQNLGGAAGRNRGVDLHEQSLQNKSQCCSN; from the exons ATGACTAGCAGAAGCACAGCCAGGCCCAACGGGCAGCCCCAGGCCAGCAAAATATGCCAGTTCAAATTGGTCCTGCTAGGTGAATCTGCAGTGGGGAAGTCTAGCCTGGTATTACGTTttgtcaaagggcagttccatgaGTACCAGGAGAGCACCATTGGAG CGGCCTTCCTCACCCAGTCTGTTTGCCTAGATGACACAACAGTCAAGTTTGAGATCTGGGACACAGCAGGGCAGGAGCGATACCACAGCTTGGCTCCCATGTACTACAGAGGTGCCCAAGCTGCAATCGTTGTTTATGACATTACTAATCAG GAAACCTTTGCCCGAGCGAAGACATGGGTAAAGGAACTACAGCGACAGGCCAGCCCTAGCATTGTTATTGCCCTGGCAGGGAACAAAGCTGACCTGGCCAACAAGCGCATGGTGGAGTATGAA GAGGCCCAGGTGTATGCAGATGATAACAGCTTATTGTTTATGGAAACTTCAGCCAAGACAGCTATGAACGTGAACGATCTCTTCCTGGCAATAG CTAAGAAGTTGCCAAAGAGTGAACCCCAGAATCTGGGGGGTGCAGCTGGCCGAAACCGAGGTGTGGATCTCCATGAGCAGTCCCTGCAGAACAAGAGCCAGTGTTGTAGCAACTGA
- the SUOX gene encoding sulfite oxidase, mitochondrial isoform X2 — MSTTMLLLRKAVVLGLREACRLKSTHLRLCSQSCSTNDSFQPQCPSLAFSGNNSSTRRWRVMGTLLGLGAVLAYHDHRCRAAQKSPRIYTREEVKSHSSPETRIWVTLGSEVFDVTEFVDLHPGGPAKLMLAAGGPLEPFWDLYAIHNQPHIHEILAQYKIGDLRPEDKTPSTLKTSDPYADDPRRHPALKINSQRPFNAEPPSELLTENYITPNPIFFTRNHLPVPKLDPDTYRLHIVGPPGHQSLSLSLDDLYQFPKYEVTVTLQCAGNRRSEMNQLKEVRGLEWTTGAISTARWGGARLCDVLAKAGHQLCETEAHVCFEGLDSDPTGAAYGASIPLVRAMDPEAEVLLAYEMNGQPLPRDHGFPVRVVVPGVVGARHVKWLGKVSVEPEESYSHWQRRDYKGFSPSVDWDSVDFDSAPSIQELPVQSAITEPKDGEIVESGEVTVKGYAWSGGGRAVIRVDVSLDGGLTWQVAELDGEEQRPRKAWAWRLWQLQAPVPPGKKELNIVCKAVDDSYNVQPDTVAPIWNLRGVLSNAWHRVHVHVAP; from the exons AT gtctaccacaATGCTGCTGCTGCGCAAAGCTGTGgtcctggggctcagagaggcttGCAG ACTCAAGTCTACCCACTTAAGGCTCTGCAGTCAGTCCTGCTCTACAAATGATTCATTTCAGCCCCAGTGCCCCAGCCTTGCCTTCTCTGGAAATAACTCCAGCACCAGGAGATGGAGAGTCATGGGGACTCTGCTAGGCCTCGGTGCAGTGTTGGCCTATCATGACCACCGTTGCAGG GCTGCTCAGAAGTCACCACGCATATACACAAGGGAGGAAGTAAAATCCCACAGCAGCCCTGAGACTAGGATCTGGGTGACTCTGGGTTCTGAGGTCTTTGATGTTACAGAATTTGTGGACCTACACCCAGGAGGGCCAGCAAAGCTGATGCTAGCAGCTGGGGGTCCTCTAGAACCCTTCTGGGACCTCTATGCCATTCACAACCAGCCCCACATACATGAGATACTGGCTCAGTACAAGATCGGGGACCTGAGGCCTGAAGACAAGACGCCCTCCACCTTGAAGACCTCTGATCCTTATGCTGATGATCCTAGACGTCACCCAGCTCTGAAGATCAACAGCCAGCGCCCCTTTAATGCAGAACCTCCCTCTGAGTTGCTGACTGAAAACTACATCACACCAAATCCTATTTTCTTCACTCGAAACCATCTGCCTGTACCTAAACTGGACCCAGACACCTATCGCCTGCATATAGTAGGACCACCTGGGCATCAGTCACTGTCTCTATCCCTGGATGACTTGTACCAGTTCCCCAAGTATGAGGTTACGGTCACTCTACAGTGTGCTGGCAACCGACGCTCTGAGATGAATCAGTTAAAAGAAGTAAGAGGTCTGGAGTGGACTACTGGGGCCATTAGCACTGCACGCTGGGGTGGGGCACGACTCTGTGATGTGTTAGCCAAGGCTGGTCACCAGCTTTGTGAAACTGAGGCCCATGTCTGCTTTGAGGGACTGGACTCAGACCCCACAGGGGCTGCCTATGGAGCATCAATCCCTCTGGTTCGGGCCATGGACCCTGAAGCTGAGGTCCTGCTGGCATATGAGATGAATGGGCAGCCTTTGCCTCGTGACCATGGCTTTCCTGTGCGGGTGGTGGTTCCTGGTGTGGTGGGTGCCCGCCATGTCAAATGGCTGGGCAAAGTGAGTGTGGAACCAGAGGAAAGTTACAGCCACTGGCAGAGGCGAGATTACAAAGGCTTCTCTCCATCTGTGGACTGGGACTCTGTAGATTTTGACTCGGCTCCCTCTATTCAGGAACTTCCTGTCCAGTCAGCCATCACAGAGCCCAAGGATGGGGAGATTGTAGAGTCAGGGGAAGTGACTGTCAAGGGCTATGCATGGAGTGGTGGTGGAAGGGCTGTAATCAGGGTGGATGTGTCTCTGGATGGGGGCTTAACCTGGCAGGTGGCTGAGCTGGATGGAGAGGAACAGCGTCCCCGAAAGGCCTGGGCCTGGCGGCTATGGCAGCTGCAAGCACCTGTGCCACCTGGGAAAAAGGAACTGAACATTGTTTGTAAGGCTGTAGATGACAGCTACAATGTGCAGCCAGACACTGTGGCCCCAATCTGGAACCTGCGAGGTGTACTCAGCAATGCCTGGCACCGTGTCCATGTCCATGTTGCCCCATGA
- the SUOX gene encoding sulfite oxidase, mitochondrial isoform X1, with amino-acid sequence MLLLRKAVVLGLREACRLKSTHLRLCSQSCSTNDSFQPQCPSLAFSGNNSSTRRWRVMGTLLGLGAVLAYHDHRCRAAQKSPRIYTREEVKSHSSPETRIWVTLGSEVFDVTEFVDLHPGGPAKLMLAAGGPLEPFWDLYAIHNQPHIHEILAQYKIGDLRPEDKTPSTLKTSDPYADDPRRHPALKINSQRPFNAEPPSELLTENYITPNPIFFTRNHLPVPKLDPDTYRLHIVGPPGHQSLSLSLDDLYQFPKYEVTVTLQCAGNRRSEMNQLKEVRGLEWTTGAISTARWGGARLCDVLAKAGHQLCETEAHVCFEGLDSDPTGAAYGASIPLVRAMDPEAEVLLAYEMNGQPLPRDHGFPVRVVVPGVVGARHVKWLGKVSVEPEESYSHWQRRDYKGFSPSVDWDSVDFDSAPSIQELPVQSAITEPKDGEIVESGEVTVKGYAWSGGGRAVIRVDVSLDGGLTWQVAELDGEEQRPRKAWAWRLWQLQAPVPPGKKELNIVCKAVDDSYNVQPDTVAPIWNLRGVLSNAWHRVHVHVAP; translated from the exons ATGCTGCTGCTGCGCAAAGCTGTGgtcctggggctcagagaggcttGCAG ACTCAAGTCTACCCACTTAAGGCTCTGCAGTCAGTCCTGCTCTACAAATGATTCATTTCAGCCCCAGTGCCCCAGCCTTGCCTTCTCTGGAAATAACTCCAGCACCAGGAGATGGAGAGTCATGGGGACTCTGCTAGGCCTCGGTGCAGTGTTGGCCTATCATGACCACCGTTGCAGG GCTGCTCAGAAGTCACCACGCATATACACAAGGGAGGAAGTAAAATCCCACAGCAGCCCTGAGACTAGGATCTGGGTGACTCTGGGTTCTGAGGTCTTTGATGTTACAGAATTTGTGGACCTACACCCAGGAGGGCCAGCAAAGCTGATGCTAGCAGCTGGGGGTCCTCTAGAACCCTTCTGGGACCTCTATGCCATTCACAACCAGCCCCACATACATGAGATACTGGCTCAGTACAAGATCGGGGACCTGAGGCCTGAAGACAAGACGCCCTCCACCTTGAAGACCTCTGATCCTTATGCTGATGATCCTAGACGTCACCCAGCTCTGAAGATCAACAGCCAGCGCCCCTTTAATGCAGAACCTCCCTCTGAGTTGCTGACTGAAAACTACATCACACCAAATCCTATTTTCTTCACTCGAAACCATCTGCCTGTACCTAAACTGGACCCAGACACCTATCGCCTGCATATAGTAGGACCACCTGGGCATCAGTCACTGTCTCTATCCCTGGATGACTTGTACCAGTTCCCCAAGTATGAGGTTACGGTCACTCTACAGTGTGCTGGCAACCGACGCTCTGAGATGAATCAGTTAAAAGAAGTAAGAGGTCTGGAGTGGACTACTGGGGCCATTAGCACTGCACGCTGGGGTGGGGCACGACTCTGTGATGTGTTAGCCAAGGCTGGTCACCAGCTTTGTGAAACTGAGGCCCATGTCTGCTTTGAGGGACTGGACTCAGACCCCACAGGGGCTGCCTATGGAGCATCAATCCCTCTGGTTCGGGCCATGGACCCTGAAGCTGAGGTCCTGCTGGCATATGAGATGAATGGGCAGCCTTTGCCTCGTGACCATGGCTTTCCTGTGCGGGTGGTGGTTCCTGGTGTGGTGGGTGCCCGCCATGTCAAATGGCTGGGCAAAGTGAGTGTGGAACCAGAGGAAAGTTACAGCCACTGGCAGAGGCGAGATTACAAAGGCTTCTCTCCATCTGTGGACTGGGACTCTGTAGATTTTGACTCGGCTCCCTCTATTCAGGAACTTCCTGTCCAGTCAGCCATCACAGAGCCCAAGGATGGGGAGATTGTAGAGTCAGGGGAAGTGACTGTCAAGGGCTATGCATGGAGTGGTGGTGGAAGGGCTGTAATCAGGGTGGATGTGTCTCTGGATGGGGGCTTAACCTGGCAGGTGGCTGAGCTGGATGGAGAGGAACAGCGTCCCCGAAAGGCCTGGGCCTGGCGGCTATGGCAGCTGCAAGCACCTGTGCCACCTGGGAAAAAGGAACTGAACATTGTTTGTAAGGCTGTAGATGACAGCTACAATGTGCAGCCAGACACTGTGGCCCCAATCTGGAACCTGCGAGGTGTACTCAGCAATGCCTGGCACCGTGTCCATGTCCATGTTGCCCCATGA